The nucleotide window CCGCGAACACGACCTCTTCGGCGGTGCGGCCGCCGAGGAGCATCGCCAACTCATCGACGAGCTCAGCGCGAGTCACGAGGAACTTGTCCTCCGTCGGCAGCGTCAGCGTGAACCCGAGCGAACGGCCGCGCGGGATGATCGACACCTTGTGCACCGGGTCCGTGTTCGGCAGCGCGTGGGCGACGAGGGCGTGCCCGCCCTCGTGGTAGGCGATGATGCGCCGCTCCCGGTCCGAGATCACGCGGCTGCGCCGCTCCGGGCCGGCCATGACGCGCTCGGTCGCCTCCTCCAGCTGCGGCAGCCCGATGCACGGCACCCCGTGCCGGGCGGCCAGGAGCGCGGCCTCGTTCACCAGGTTGGCGAGGTCGGCGCCGGTGAAGCCGGGCGTCCGCCGGGCGATGACGTCGAGCTCGACGCCGGCGGCGATGGGCTTCTCGGCCGCGTGCACGGCGAGGATGGCCTTGCGGCCCGCCAGGTCCGGCCGGTCGACGACGACCTGGCGGTCGAACCGCCCTGGTCGCAGCAGGGCCGGGTCGAGGATGTCGGGGCGGTTCGTCGACGCCAGCAGGATCACCCCGGCCCGCTGGTCGAAGCCGTCCATCTCCACCAGCAGCTGGTTCAGGGTCTGCTCGCGCTCGTCGTGACCGCCGCCGACCCCGGCCCCGCGGTGGCGGCCGACGGCGTCGATCTCGTCGACGAACACGATCGCCGGGGCCGCGGCCTTCGCTTGGTCGAACAGGCTGCGGACCCGTGACGCGCCGACGCCGACGAACATCTCCACGAAGTCGGAGCCGCTGATCGAGAAGAACGGCACGCCCGCCTCGCCAGCGACGGCGCGCGCGAGCAGGGTCTTGCCGGTGCCGGGCGGACCGTACAGCAGTACCCCCTTCGGGATCTTGGCCCCCATCTCGCGGAATCGGGCCGGATCCTCGAGGAACTCCTCGATCTCACGCAGCTCGGCGACCGCCTCGTCGAGGCCGGCGACGTCGGCGAAGGTGACCGCGGGCTGGTCCTTCGCCAGCCCCTTGGGCTTCGCCTTGCCGAAGGCGGTGACCCCTCTCGTTCCTTGCGCCTGGTGGAGGAGGAAGGCGACGAGGCCGAGCACGAGCAGGAACGGCAGCACGTTGAGGGCGAGTCCCAGCCACGGGTTCTGCCGCTGGGTGTCGACGTGGAAGCGACCGACGTGCGCCGCGACGATCTGGCCCGTGAGCGTCCCGGTGTACCCGGCCGGGAAGTGCACGGAGAAGCTCGTGCCGTCCGCCAGCGTCCCGTGCAGGACGTGGTCCTGGTCGAGGAGCGTCACCTGCCGGACCGCGCCGGCGGTCAGCCGGCCGCGGAACTGGGTGAGGGACAGGTCGGTCCGAGCCGTCCCCGAGCTCAGGTAGCGGAAGGCGAGGAAGCCGACGACCGCGGCGAGGACGATCCAGACCGGGAGGGTGCGACGAAGCTTGGCCAGAGCCCGCCAGGCTACGTCGGGTCGGGCCCCAGGTACTGATGGACTTGGGGGATGTTGCGGTACCGCTCGCGGACGTCGAGCCCGTAGCCGACGACGAAGGCGGGCGGGATCCGGAAGCCCACGTAGCGCAGGTTGAGCTCCGACTTCTGGAGCCCCTCCTTGACGAGCAGCGCGCAGACCTCCAAGGAGCGCGGCCCCCGGGCGGCCAGGTTCTTGCGGAGGTACTGCAGCGTGAGGCCCGAGTCCACGATGTCCTCGACGATGAGGACGTCCCGCCCGGTCAGGTCCAGGTCGAGGTCCTTGATGATGCGGACCACCCCGCTCGTCCGCGTCGCGGACCCGTACGACGAGACGGCCATGAAGTCGAACTCGACTGGGAGCTCGATGGCGCGGGCCAGGTCGCTCATGAACATGCACGCGCCCTTGAGGACGCCGACGAGCAGCGGCGCCCGCGACGCGTAGTCGGCGGTGACCTCCTTGCCGAGCTCGGCGATCCGCCGGTGCAGGTCGTCCTCGCTGACCACGACCGGCCCGAGGTGGCGGTCGGCGACGCCGCTGCGCGGATCCGCGAAGACCCGGTCCGCCCCCCCGTCGGGGCCCGCGTCGCTCACCCGCTGACGGTACCGCGGTCGACGCAGAGTTGACCCTGACGCCGCTCGACTCGTCGCCCCCCGGCCACCTCGGTGGCCCGGCACTCCCCGGCGGCGACGGCGAGCACCCGCTCCACCTCGGCGAGCGACGGCGGCGGCGGTCCGAGCCACCGCCGGACGGCACGCCGGGCCAGGACCCGGGGCAGCCGGCCCAGCGCGGCCGCGGCGACGGACCCGTCGGCGGGCCAGGCCGCGTCGGCGAGCTCGTCGAGGTACTCGGATTCCGCGCGCAGCACCTCGGCCTGGCGGGCGAGGACCGGCACCAGGTCCCGCCGGGCGCCGTCACTCAGCAGCGGCAGCACCTCGTGGCGGATCCAGTTGCGCCGGACCGCCCGATCGTCGTTCGTGGGGTCGCGGACCGGCACCAGGCCGAGCGCCGCGCACACCGCCTCGGTATCGGCCCGGCGCACGCCCAGCAGGGGGCGGACCAGCACGCCGCGGCGGGCGGGCATCGCGCCGAGCCCGGCCGCGGCGCTGCCCCGGAGCAGGTTCAGCAGCACGGTCTCGGCCTGGTCGTCGGCGGTGTGGCCGACGAGCGTGACCGCCGCCCCTCGCTGCCGCCGGACCCGCTCGAGGGCGGCGTAGCGGGCGTCGCGCGCTCGGGCCTCGAGGTTCGCGCCGGCGGGGACGCGGACGGTCTCGGCCACGAACGGGACGCCGAGCCGGCCGGCCTGGTCGGCGACCGTCTCCGTGTCGGCGTCGCTCCCGGGCCGGAGCCCGTGGTCGACGTGCACGACCACCGGGTCGAGCGCCTGGTGGTGGGCGACGTGCAGGAGGGCGAGCGAATCGGGTCCCCCCGAGCAGCCGACGACGGCGGGGCGGTCGGTGGTGGCGAGCCCCACGAGCCGCCGGGCGAGCTCCTCCAGCAGCACGTCAGCTCGCGGGGGCGGGCTCCCCGCGCTCGACCCGGGCCAGCCACTCGGGGGGCTGGGACAGCTCGTCGACCGTGGGCAGGAACTCCGGGCCGCGCCACGCCGGGTCCAGGCCCCGCGGTCCCGCCTCGCGCTCGACGGCCTCGACGAAGCGCTCCCCGACCTCGTACTGGCGCATCTTGGCGTCGAGACCGAGCACCCGGTAGAGCGCGCCGCTGACCCCGCGAGAGCGGCGGCGGGCGCGCAGCACCCGGGCCATCCGGTCCTGCCCGGGCACGTGGACCCGGCCGAGCTCGTTCATGACTCGGTTGCCGTGCCCCTCGAGCACCGACATGAGCGCCTGGATGCTCCCGAGCACCCCGCGGTGCTCCGGCGTGGCGAGCAACGCCACGATCCCGCCCTCGTCGAGCGGGTTGCGCCCCTGACGCAGCTCGTCGGCCGCGCGCAGCAGTGAACGGACCAACGCGCGGGGATCGGTGTCGATCATGCCCGTCGCCTGCTCCACGAGCCCGAGGAAGTAGTCGCGCATCCACGGGACGCCACCGAACTGGGCCCGGTGCGTGACCTCGTGGATCGCCACCCAGAGCCGGAAGTCGCGAGGGCGGAAGGCGAAGCGCTTCTCGAGCCCGAGGACGTTCGGTCCGACGTAGTAGACGGCGTCGCTGGCGCCGTCGCCGTCCTCGGGCACGAGCAGGTCGTACTGGCCGAGCACCCGCTGGGCGAACCACCCGAGCAGCACGCCGAGCTCGGTGGCGGCGACGGAGCGGCCGATCGGCGCGAGCGGGCTCTGGGCCATGCGCTCTCCCACGCGCTCGGTCAAGGGCGCGAGGAGCCGTCGCATCGAGCCGACGTTCACGTCGACCCAGCCGGCGCGGTCCAGCACGGTTGCGGTGGCTTGCCCGGGTGCGTGCAGCCCGGTGTGCGCGGCGACGAGCGCCTCCGCCTGGCTGGTGACGGCGGCGAAGTCGTTGCGAAGCGACTCGGCCAGGTAGCAGTCGGCGAGCGGCTCGCGGCCCGCGACCCGACGGGCGACGCGCGAGGCCAGGGCCCAGTCGACGGGGTCGGGCGCTGCGGACCGATCCGTGCTGCTCGGCGCGGTGGCAGTCACTCCCTGACCTTGCGGCCCCGGTACTTCGGGATCAGCACCTTCCTGATGTAGCCACCCCACAACGTGAAGATCAGCCCCAGCGCGCTGAACGCGAGGATCGGGGCCGTCCAGTAGAACCACGCGTACTGCTGGTTGGCGACGAGCGTCGTCGCGCCGGCGGGCGACGCGGCGACCACGACGCCGACCGCCGTCAACGTCGCGACTCGAAGCGCTCGCACGCCCGCCATCATACGAGGCGAGGTCAGCGCTCCTCGTCAGCCGGGAGCCCGAGCGCGTCGGCGACGCGTCGCTTCAGCTCGGGCGGAACCTGATCTCTGCAGCGGGTGGCGATGACCTGCCGCAGCTCGATCTCGAAGTCGAACCCGTTGGCGCAGGGTGGGCAGCGGTCGAGGTGCCGGGCGATCACCCACCGCCGCCAGACGGTCAGCTCACCGTCCAGGTAGAAGTACATGCGATGGAACGCCTTCTCGCAGTCCATCTCGTGCCGGTCCTCGGTTCCCCCTGCTTCGCTTCCCGATCGTGGGCTAGGGCCCGCCGGCGGTCGCCGGCTCCGGGAGAAGCCCGCGTTCCTCAGCAAAGTGCCACAACCGCGACTGGAGCTGCTTTCTTCCGCGGTGGAGCCGGCTCATCACCGTCCCGATCGGGACATCCATGATGTCGGCGATCTCCTTGTAGGAGAAGCCCTCCACGTCGGCGAGCAGGACCGCCATCCGGAACTGCTCGGGCAGCGACTCGAGCGCTTCCTTGACGGCCGCCTCCGGGATCGCCTCGAGGACCTCCGCCTCGGGAGTCCGATCGGCCGCGGCCGCCTCGAGGCCGCCGAGCCGACGGTAGAGGTAGAAGTCCTCCGTGTCGTCGAGGTCGGTCTCCTCCGGCCGCCGCTTCTTGGCCCGGTACGTGTTGATGAACGTGTTCGTCAAGATCTTGTAGAGCCAGGCCTTGAGGTTCGTCCCGTCCTTGAAGCCGCCGAAGCCGCGATACGCGCGCAGGTAGGTCTCCTGAACGAGGTCCTCGGCGTCAGCCGGCTTGCGCGTCATCCGCAGCGCGGCCGAGTACAGCGCGTCCATGTACGGCATCGCGAGCTCAGCAAACCGGGCCTGATCGGCCATGGGCGGAGCATAGGCCGGGGGTCAAACCGAACCACTGCCGTATCTGCGCCCGAGCCAGCGGGATCCGCGCGCCCGTGGACGCGGGCGGAGGGACGAGGCCCACCACCCTCCGTCGGGGCCCCTCAAGGTTCGGCCCGCTCCTGGTCGACACCACCCTGCGGGCGGCCGAGCTGAGGACACGGCATGGGCAAGCGAGCGGGGGTCCTGACGGCGGGCGGCGTGCTCGCCCTGCTCGTCGCGGCGTGCCAGGCGCCCGCGCCGCCGCCTCCGAGCTCCATGAGCCTCGGTTGGCACGCGTCGGGCATCAACGGGCCGATCGCGGCCGACCCCGCCGAGAACCTGCTGTGGGCGATGAACAAGGGCACGGGCACCCTCACCGCATTGGACGCCAGCACCGGCGGCGTCCGGGCCCAGCACGTGGTGGCGATGGACGCCCAAGAGCACTTCCCGACGCCGGCCGTCGTCCCCAACTGGGTCCTCATCGAGAGCGGCCACCACGTCGTGGCGTTCTCGACGCCCGCGGTGGCGTCGGCGACGTCGTGGACCTCGGCCCTGCTGGACGGGATCGTGCAAGCACGTCCCCTCGTCGTGAACGGCATCGTCGTCGTCGCGACCGAGAACGACTCGCTCTACGGCCTCCGCCTCGGTGACGGCACGACCGCGTGGGGGCCCGTCAGCATCGGCGGCGCGGAACCCCTCAGCCACGTGCAGACGTTCCCGGGTCTGGGCGGCTGCGGCGACCTCGACCCGCTCGGGATCACGAGCAACCCGGTCCTCGACAACGGCTCCGTCTACGCGGTCGGCGAGGTCTCGACCGGCACCGGGGCGGGCGCGCACCCGCCCGTGCACAAGCTCGCTGGCCTGGACCCGGCGACCGGTCTCTTCACGCTGAACCCGATCGCGATCGATCCGCCGGGGATGAACCCGCCCGCCGAGCAGCAGCGGGCCGGGCTCGTGGCCGGCAACGGGCACGTGTACATCGGGTTCGGGGGCCTGGCCGGCGACTGCGGCAGCTACCACGGCTGGATCGTCGCTGCCAACGAGTCCGACGGCAGCGTCGCCGGCAGTCTCGAGGTGGCGGCGGCGAGCAACGCCGGCGCCGTGTGGGCGACCTCTGGCCCGACGCTGGACAGCGCCGGCAACGTCTACGCGTCGACCGGCAATGGCCAGGGCAGCCCGAACCCGGGCACGGACTACAGCGACGCAGTCGTGAGGGTCTCACCGAGCATCTCCGGTGCGCAGACCGTTCCCGCCGACTACTTCCAGCCCGCGGAGTGGCGAAGCGACAACGCCGCTGACGCCGATCTGGGGTCGGCGGGGCCAGTGCTGCTTCCGAGCGGGAGCCAGCTGTTCATCATCGGCAAGCAGCACAACGCGTTCGTTCTCAACACGAGCTCGTTGGGCGGCGGCGACCACCTGACCCCGGCGAGCCGGCTGAACAACGCGTGCAGCGGCGGGGCCTTCGGGCAGAACGCGGTGTTGGCATCGTCGGCGTACGTCGCCTGCTCGACCGGCATGCAGCAGGTCCACCTGCCGTAGCGATCGCCGCCCGGCGGGCCTGCTCGAGACCTCTCGCTACCTCCAGCTCGAGGTTCGCCCCACGAAGGCCAGCAGCCGTTCCTGGTCGGTGTCTCCCGGCTCCGACAGCGCGGCGGCGTACGCGCGCCCGGTGCCACGCATCTCGGGCTGGACGAACCACCGCTCGGTGTCCAGGGCGAAGCGGGCGAGCTCCGGATCGATCGCGGCGTCCTGATGCGTCGCCTCCGCGAGATCCCACCCGTGCACCAGCACGTCGGCCTGATGGATCGCGAGCGCCTCACGGCCGGCACGCTCACCGAGCGGCAGCCGGTAGCTGCGGTCGAGGGCGCCGGCCTCTCGCCAGGCGGCCACGCCCGCTCGCGCCGCGACGTCGTACGAGGCGAAGGGGTCGTCCCCGACCAGGTCGGAGAGGCCGCGCATGAGCTCCTCGACGGGTTCGCCGGCCGCCAGGGCCTTGAAGTACCAGATGCCGGCGACGATGTGCGCCACGAGGGCGCGCACGTTCCAGTCGCGGCAGGGCGTGGGCTGCTGGAGGTCCTCGCGACGCACGCCGGCGATCCGCTGGCCGGTCCACACGAGGGTGCGCTCGTAGGCGCCGATGACGTCCATCACAACCGCCGGCCCTCGGCGGGGCCCGGCCGACCGACGTCGAGCTGGCCCATGGGCCGCAATGTAGGTCCTGTGCCCTCAGGCTGCGCCGGGGTCCAGGGTGCGGCTGGTGGCCGACGCCGGAGCCGCGCCGGTCCTGCCGACGGCCGGCGCGCGGCCGCGCCGTGCGGCCTCGGGCCGAGCGCCGGAGGACGCGGCGGCGGGAGCGGTCAGGTGTGGAGCGTGGCGCGCACGCCCCTCCGGTACGCGGAGGGAAAGAAGGTGCGGGCGACCGGTGCGACCCGGGCCAGATGGGTGGCGTCGAGCTCGACGCGACGCTTCCCGAGGCCCTGGACGACGAGGCGCGCCACCTGCTCGGGCGTCCGGCGGACGAAGCGAGGAGGCAGGTTCGGGTCCTCGTGACCGTCGGGCTGGGTCATCTCGGTCGGCACCCACCCCGGGTAGAGCACGTGGAGCTGGACGCCGTCCGCCTCGGTCTCGAAGGACAGCGCCTCCGTGAACGCGCTGACCGCCGCCTTCGACGCGGAGTAGCCGGCCTCGCCGGGGGTCGGGGCGCGGGCGCTGTCCGAGGAGACGTTCACGATTACTCCGCGCCGACGGGCCCGCATGCCGGGGAGCACCGCGAGGGTGCCCGCCACGACGGCGAAGTAGTTCGTCTCCATCAGCACTCGGTGCCGGGCCAGGCCGTCGATCTCGGGCTCGGGAATGGCGGCGTTGTTGATCAAGATGTCGATCCGGCCCCGGTTCGCCTCGATCTCGCGCAGAACGCGCGCGTACCCGTCGGTGTCGCTGACGTCGCACACGACGAAGCCGGATTCTGGGCTGGACTGTCTGAGCAGCTCAGCCAGCTCGCGGAGGCGTGCCTCCCGCCTCGCGAGCGCGACGACCGTTGCGTCGGCTGCGGCCAGCTCGAGCGCGAGCTGGCGCCCGATGCCCGACGAGGCGCCGGTGACGACCGCGACCGACCCGGGAACGGTGAGCATGGCGACTCCCTCGCTAGTTCGTGGCCGCTCCATGGTGCCCCCCGGTGCTGCGGCTCACCAGCGAGGGGGACGCTCGAGACGGCTGGCTGGGAACCAGCCCTCGGCCCGGGTCCCCGCCGCGGAGCGGCGTCCGACCGACTGGGTGGCGGTCGAAGTGCCCGCCGCCCGCCGACGGCCACGGCGAGCTGCCGGGCCTCATCCACCGGAGCCCGCTCCCGACGCCAGGTCGTACACGGCCTGCACCGGCCAGTGGTCCGAGGGCGCGACGTCGTCGGCGTAGACGTGCGGGACCGACGCAGCGACCGCTCGTGCGTGCCGGTTCGCGACGATCCAGTCGTACACGAACGCGGTCGAGAAGCCCGCGACGCCGAACCGGCTCACGCTGGCTGGCATCGTCGGTGGCGGAAGCTGGCCGAGCGCTCCAAAGCAGCTCGTGTAGCCGGCGCCGAACAGCGCGGCCACCGGGAGCAGGGCGTCGTTGAAGTCGCCGGTCAGGAAGGCGGGCTCGTCCGCGCCGACGATCTCGCGCAGGGCG belongs to Acidimicrobiia bacterium and includes:
- the ftsH gene encoding ATP-dependent zinc metalloprotease FtsH: MSSGTARTDLSLTQFRGRLTAGAVRQVTLLDQDHVLHGTLADGTSFSVHFPAGYTGTLTGQIVAAHVGRFHVDTQRQNPWLGLALNVLPFLLVLGLVAFLLHQAQGTRGVTAFGKAKPKGLAKDQPAVTFADVAGLDEAVAELREIEEFLEDPARFREMGAKIPKGVLLYGPPGTGKTLLARAVAGEAGVPFFSISGSDFVEMFVGVGASRVRSLFDQAKAAAPAIVFVDEIDAVGRHRGAGVGGGHDEREQTLNQLLVEMDGFDQRAGVILLASTNRPDILDPALLRPGRFDRQVVVDRPDLAGRKAILAVHAAEKPIAAGVELDVIARRTPGFTGADLANLVNEAALLAARHGVPCIGLPQLEEATERVMAGPERRSRVISDRERRIIAYHEGGHALVAHALPNTDPVHKVSIIPRGRSLGFTLTLPTEDKFLVTRAELVDELAMLLGGRTAEEVVFADPTTGAQNDIDRATTIARQMVTEYGMSDELGPLRLGQPRGEVFLGRDLATTPDYSDAVAARIDQEVRRLIEHARDVARQIIDTNRAVLDQLAAELVERETVDVERVSQIFASVEPYAGAGLGRPSAVAASDSAPGRVPR
- the hpt gene encoding hypoxanthine phosphoribosyltransferase; this encodes MSDAGPDGGADRVFADPRSGVADRHLGPVVVSEDDLHRRIAELGKEVTADYASRAPLLVGVLKGACMFMSDLARAIELPVEFDFMAVSSYGSATRTSGVVRIIKDLDLDLTGRDVLIVEDIVDSGLTLQYLRKNLAARGPRSLEVCALLVKEGLQKSELNLRYVGFRIPPAFVVGYGLDVRERYRNIPQVHQYLGPDPT
- the tilS gene encoding tRNA lysidine(34) synthetase TilS, with amino-acid sequence MLLEELARRLVGLATTDRPAVVGCSGGPDSLALLHVAHHQALDPVVVHVDHGLRPGSDADTETVADQAGRLGVPFVAETVRVPAGANLEARARDARYAALERVRRQRGAAVTLVGHTADDQAETVLLNLLRGSAAAGLGAMPARRGVLVRPLLGVRRADTEAVCAALGLVPVRDPTNDDRAVRRNWIRHEVLPLLSDGARRDLVPVLARQAEVLRAESEYLDELADAAWPADGSVAAAALGRLPRVLARRAVRRWLGPPPPSLAEVERVLAVAAGECRATEVAGGRRVERRQGQLCVDRGTVSG
- a CDS encoding zinc-dependent metalloprotease → MTATAPSSTDRSAAPDPVDWALASRVARRVAGREPLADCYLAESLRNDFAAVTSQAEALVAAHTGLHAPGQATATVLDRAGWVDVNVGSMRRLLAPLTERVGERMAQSPLAPIGRSVAATELGVLLGWFAQRVLGQYDLLVPEDGDGASDAVYYVGPNVLGLEKRFAFRPRDFRLWVAIHEVTHRAQFGGVPWMRDYFLGLVEQATGMIDTDPRALVRSLLRAADELRQGRNPLDEGGIVALLATPEHRGVLGSIQALMSVLEGHGNRVMNELGRVHVPGQDRMARVLRARRRSRGVSGALYRVLGLDAKMRQYEVGERFVEAVEREAGPRGLDPAWRGPEFLPTVDELSQPPEWLARVERGEPAPAS
- the rsrA gene encoding mycothiol system anti-sigma-R factor, whose amino-acid sequence is MDCEKAFHRMYFYLDGELTVWRRWVIARHLDRCPPCANGFDFEIELRQVIATRCRDQVPPELKRRVADALGLPADEER
- a CDS encoding sigma-70 family RNA polymerase sigma factor yields the protein MADQARFAELAMPYMDALYSAALRMTRKPADAEDLVQETYLRAYRGFGGFKDGTNLKAWLYKILTNTFINTYRAKKRRPEETDLDDTEDFYLYRRLGGLEAAAADRTPEAEVLEAIPEAAVKEALESLPEQFRMAVLLADVEGFSYKEIADIMDVPIGTVMSRLHRGRKQLQSRLWHFAEERGLLPEPATAGGP
- a CDS encoding PQQ-binding-like beta-propeller repeat protein translates to MGKRAGVLTAGGVLALLVAACQAPAPPPPSSMSLGWHASGINGPIAADPAENLLWAMNKGTGTLTALDASTGGVRAQHVVAMDAQEHFPTPAVVPNWVLIESGHHVVAFSTPAVASATSWTSALLDGIVQARPLVVNGIVVVATENDSLYGLRLGDGTTAWGPVSIGGAEPLSHVQTFPGLGGCGDLDPLGITSNPVLDNGSVYAVGEVSTGTGAGAHPPVHKLAGLDPATGLFTLNPIAIDPPGMNPPAEQQRAGLVAGNGHVYIGFGGLAGDCGSYHGWIVAANESDGSVAGSLEVAAASNAGAVWATSGPTLDSAGNVYASTGNGQGSPNPGTDYSDAVVRVSPSISGAQTVPADYFQPAEWRSDNAADADLGSAGPVLLPSGSQLFIIGKQHNAFVLNTSSLGGGDHLTPASRLNNACSGGAFGQNAVLASSAYVACSTGMQQVHLP
- a CDS encoding TIGR03086 family metal-binding protein, yielding MDVIGAYERTLVWTGQRIAGVRREDLQQPTPCRDWNVRALVAHIVAGIWYFKALAAGEPVEELMRGLSDLVGDDPFASYDVAARAGVAAWREAGALDRSYRLPLGERAGREALAIHQADVLVHGWDLAEATHQDAAIDPELARFALDTERWFVQPEMRGTGRAYAAALSEPGDTDQERLLAFVGRTSSWR
- a CDS encoding SDR family NAD(P)-dependent oxidoreductase, coding for MLTVPGSVAVVTGASSGIGRQLALELAAADATVVALARREARLRELAELLRQSSPESGFVVCDVSDTDGYARVLREIEANRGRIDILINNAAIPEPEIDGLARHRVLMETNYFAVVAGTLAVLPGMRARRRGVIVNVSSDSARAPTPGEAGYSASKAAVSAFTEALSFETEADGVQLHVLYPGWVPTEMTQPDGHEDPNLPPRFVRRTPEQVARLVVQGLGKRRVELDATHLARVAPVARTFFPSAYRRGVRATLHT